From a region of the Geothrix sp. 21YS21S-2 genome:
- a CDS encoding ammonium transporter, with translation MILCASLVMLMTPGLAFFYGGLCARKNVLGIMIQSFVSMGWTTVLWFTFGYSMCFGPSVHGIIGNPFTHAFLKGITLHSLYQGNVALGIPTFVHVAYQMMFAIITPALITGAFANRVTFKAYMWFLTAWLIFVYFPFCHMVWHPDGILAQWGVLDYAGGIVVHNTAGIAALASVLYVGKRKVVDSIPHSIPLVALGTGLLWFGWYGFNAGSEFQVDSVTTSAFINTDVAASFAAVTWLVVEWMNAKQPKFLGLLTGAVAGLATITPAAGYVSPATAALIGILSGVICYYAVALKNRLGWDDALDVWGVHGVGGFIGIIFLGMFADKSWNPAIVTNGLLTGGGTSFFFKQLAAVAISSAWAFVFTYGMLWIIDRITKVKVEDGVEESGLDMGLHGEVAYTDAL, from the coding sequence ATGATCCTTTGCGCCAGCCTCGTCATGCTCATGACCCCGGGCCTGGCGTTCTTCTACGGCGGGCTCTGCGCCCGCAAGAACGTGCTCGGCATCATGATCCAGAGCTTCGTGTCCATGGGCTGGACCACCGTGCTGTGGTTCACCTTCGGCTACTCCATGTGCTTCGGCCCCTCCGTGCACGGGATCATCGGCAACCCCTTCACCCACGCCTTCCTCAAGGGCATCACCCTCCACAGCCTCTACCAGGGCAACGTCGCGCTGGGCATCCCCACCTTCGTCCACGTGGCCTACCAGATGATGTTCGCCATCATCACCCCGGCGCTCATCACCGGCGCCTTCGCGAACCGCGTGACCTTCAAGGCCTACATGTGGTTCCTCACGGCCTGGCTGATCTTCGTGTACTTCCCCTTCTGCCACATGGTCTGGCATCCCGACGGCATCCTGGCCCAGTGGGGCGTCCTGGACTACGCCGGCGGCATCGTCGTGCACAACACCGCGGGCATCGCGGCCCTGGCCTCGGTCCTCTACGTGGGCAAGCGCAAGGTCGTCGACAGCATCCCCCACAGCATCCCCCTCGTGGCGCTCGGCACCGGCCTCCTGTGGTTCGGCTGGTACGGCTTCAACGCCGGCAGCGAGTTCCAGGTGGACTCCGTCACCACCTCGGCCTTCATCAACACCGACGTGGCCGCCTCCTTCGCCGCCGTCACCTGGCTCGTGGTCGAATGGATGAACGCCAAGCAGCCCAAGTTCCTCGGCCTCCTCACGGGCGCCGTCGCGGGCCTGGCCACCATCACCCCCGCCGCGGGCTACGTGTCGCCGGCCACCGCCGCGCTCATCGGCATCCTCTCCGGCGTGATCTGCTACTACGCCGTCGCCCTCAAGAACCGCCTGGGCTGGGACGACGCGCTCGACGTGTGGGGCGTGCACGGCGTGGGCGGCTTCATCGGCATCATCTTCCTGGGGATGTTCGCGGACAAGTCCTGGAACCCCGCCATCGTCACCAACGGCCTGCTCACCGGCGGCGGCACGAGCTTCTTCTTCAAGCAGCTGGCGGCCGTGGCCATCTCCAGCGCCTGGGCCTTCGTGTTCACCTATGGCATGCTCTGGATCATCGACCGCATCACCAAGGTGAAGGTCGAGGACGGCGTCGAGGAGTCCGGCCTGGACATGGGTCTCCACGGCGAAGTGGCCTACACGGACGCGCTCTAG
- a CDS encoding outer membrane beta-barrel protein has protein sequence MRTRITFALIASLALAAQTPPASAGPAVKWRGAVWASGAASDRQTPDGALFLRTVDAGGGQLSLDGLQVGADVTLPDGFGLKFTILGGQTGKFLNAITAVSGTTPAETGSLAWPEAMVTWSGGNETLKFGRMYTAIGMEVLDATLNVPATRGILFTYAIPCAQVGLNWHHAFSGSWSSDVWVFNGEDRVQDNNRGKTAGVGLTYNHGGAADRFATLMAFSGAEQDGLGAAAVRGAEGRKRTRVSFAGQWVWGATTLQWEAENGREDLPSGDKASWTGFGAICKYPFNDRWSAYGRLETLRDDTGIRLGADATVARAIALDPSANLTAHSGSLGVERRWHATFTRLEVRRDSLNRDVKDRDGKIFRDATSLTWSLGTSF, from the coding sequence ATGCGCACGCGCATCACCTTTGCCCTCATCGCCTCCCTGGCCCTTGCCGCCCAGACCCCTCCCGCCTCCGCGGGCCCCGCTGTCAAATGGCGGGGCGCCGTGTGGGCCTCCGGCGCGGCCTCGGACCGCCAGACCCCGGACGGCGCCCTCTTCCTGCGCACCGTGGACGCGGGCGGGGGCCAGCTGTCCCTGGACGGCCTGCAGGTGGGCGCGGACGTGACCCTCCCCGACGGCTTCGGCCTGAAGTTCACGATCCTGGGAGGCCAGACCGGGAAGTTCCTGAACGCCATCACCGCCGTCTCGGGCACCACGCCCGCGGAAACCGGGTCCCTGGCCTGGCCCGAGGCCATGGTCACCTGGAGCGGCGGGAACGAGACGCTCAAGTTCGGGCGGATGTACACGGCCATCGGCATGGAGGTCCTGGACGCCACCCTGAACGTGCCCGCCACCCGGGGCATTCTCTTCACGTACGCCATCCCCTGCGCCCAGGTCGGCCTGAACTGGCACCACGCCTTCAGCGGCTCCTGGAGTTCGGACGTGTGGGTCTTCAACGGCGAGGACCGGGTGCAGGACAACAACCGCGGCAAGACCGCGGGTGTGGGCCTCACCTACAATCACGGCGGCGCCGCGGACAGGTTCGCCACCCTCATGGCCTTCTCCGGGGCCGAACAGGACGGCCTGGGCGCCGCGGCCGTCAGGGGCGCCGAAGGCCGCAAGCGCACGCGGGTCTCCTTCGCGGGCCAGTGGGTCTGGGGCGCCACCACCCTCCAGTGGGAGGCCGAGAACGGGCGCGAGGACCTGCCTTCCGGCGACAAGGCCAGCTGGACGGGCTTCGGGGCCATCTGCAAGTACCCGTTCAACGACCGCTGGAGCGCCTACGGCCGCCTGGAGACCCTCCGGGACGACACGGGCATCCGCCTGGGCGCGGACGCCACGGTGGCCAGGGCCATCGCCCTGGACCCCTCGGCCAACCTCACCGCCCACTCCGGCTCCCTGGGCGTGGAACGCCGGTGGCATGCCACCTTCACGCGCCTCGAGGTCCGGCGGGACAGCCTGAACAGGGACGTCAAGGACCGGGACGGGAAGATCTTCCGGGACGCCACCAGCCTCACCTGGAGTCTTGGCACCAGCTTCTGA
- a CDS encoding FAD-linked oxidase C-terminal domain-containing protein, with protein MSEQAFIRDLREIVGGSNVLASSVDLQLYQYDGYLEEHRPEAVVFVQSTEEVAKVVQCCNRHGRPFVPRGGGTNLTGGTIPFGGGAVIEMIRMNRLLEIDIPNLRARVQPGMFNLELGNALAPLGYQFIPDPASQKAATLGGNVAENAGGPHCFKYGVTSNHVLGLTVVLPDGRVEKLGGKAADIPGFDLTGLFVGSEGTLGICTEVLVKVVRQTESVKTLLAIYDSIEEGSETVSAIVAAGMVPATLEMMDQLVIHAVEASLHCGLPMDCATLLLIEVDGLRDDLESQAAAISDLCRAHGAREVRVAKDDAERALLWAGRRGAFGAVARLAPSFLVCDGTVPRTALPQVLKKVSQVAAKYDLRIPNVFHAGDGNLHPLILFDWRDADMKARVLKAGMEILSLCAELGGTISGEHGVGLEKLDAMRLVMSEADIQAQRRVKTTFDPANLANPGKIFPAKEVACER; from the coding sequence ATGAGCGAGCAGGCCTTCATCCGGGATCTCAGGGAGATCGTAGGCGGATCCAACGTGCTGGCGTCCAGCGTGGACCTCCAGCTCTACCAGTACGACGGCTACCTCGAGGAACATCGCCCCGAGGCGGTGGTCTTCGTGCAGTCCACCGAGGAGGTGGCCAAGGTGGTCCAGTGCTGCAACCGCCACGGCAGGCCCTTCGTGCCCCGGGGCGGGGGCACCAACCTCACCGGCGGCACCATCCCCTTCGGGGGCGGCGCGGTCATCGAGATGATCCGCATGAACCGCCTCCTGGAGATCGACATCCCGAACCTGCGGGCCCGGGTCCAGCCGGGAATGTTCAACCTGGAGCTGGGCAACGCCCTGGCGCCCCTGGGCTACCAGTTCATCCCCGACCCCGCGAGCCAGAAGGCCGCCACCCTGGGCGGCAACGTGGCCGAGAACGCAGGCGGGCCCCACTGCTTCAAGTACGGCGTCACCTCCAACCACGTGCTGGGCCTCACGGTGGTCCTCCCCGACGGCCGCGTGGAGAAGCTGGGCGGCAAGGCCGCGGACATCCCGGGCTTCGACCTCACGGGCCTGTTCGTGGGCAGCGAGGGGACCCTGGGCATCTGCACCGAGGTGCTCGTGAAAGTCGTGCGCCAGACCGAGTCCGTCAAGACGCTCCTGGCCATCTACGACAGCATCGAGGAGGGCAGCGAGACGGTGTCGGCCATCGTGGCCGCGGGCATGGTCCCCGCCACCCTGGAGATGATGGACCAGCTCGTCATCCACGCCGTGGAGGCGTCCCTGCACTGCGGCCTGCCCATGGACTGCGCGACCCTCCTGCTCATCGAGGTGGACGGGCTCCGGGACGACCTCGAGTCGCAGGCCGCGGCCATCAGCGACCTGTGCAGGGCCCACGGCGCCCGCGAAGTGCGGGTGGCCAAGGACGACGCGGAGCGGGCCCTGCTCTGGGCCGGGCGCCGGGGGGCCTTCGGCGCCGTGGCGCGCCTCGCGCCCAGCTTCCTGGTGTGCGACGGCACGGTGCCCCGCACCGCACTGCCCCAGGTGCTGAAGAAGGTCTCGCAGGTGGCCGCCAAGTACGACCTGCGCATCCCGAACGTCTTCCACGCCGGCGACGGCAACCTGCACCCCCTCATCCTCTTCGATTGGCGGGACGCGGACATGAAGGCCCGGGTCCTCAAGGCCGGGATGGAGATCCTGTCCCTCTGCGCGGAGCTGGGCGGCACCATCAGCGGCGAGCACGGCGTGGGCCTCGAGAAGCTGGACGCCATGCGCCTGGTGATGAGCGAGGCCGACATCCAGGCCCAGCGGCGGGTCAAGACGACCTTCGACCCCGCCAACCTGGCCAACCCCGGGAAGATCTTCCCGGCCAAGGAGGTGGCTTGTGAACGCTGA
- a CDS encoding FAD-binding oxidoreductase, producing the protein MNAELRSRLESIVGPGLVYGPGEPVDGVRPTLAVRPGTQDEVSAVVRACAEAGAAMIPLGGGTSLGLGNPPARADVLVHLDRLDRVVEWDPANLCISAEAGMRLEALQALVAKDRTVLPLDPPGLRRVTLGGMVAANPSGPCRLQYGTVRDWVLGMRVVLPDGERIHCGGRVIKNVSGYDMNKLFIRSLGCLGIITEVTFKLLPMPARRAAVIGRFPDAATAWAVVGRTLASFLLPEALEFLNVEAAQLLGGPPGTCVLAVSLSGSSETVDRQVRDFTGFFQDGGGTADVLQEAAASRAWEGIRDLLEGAYDPILCRIAVPLSATPALVAAAEGMAREAGLKAVVTAHAATGVLRVLLAPGADPHPGEALMVLEGLRREAEAAEGSLVLEAAPRSLKARFDAWGTPPGGVDMMKRLKTEFDPLGICNPGRFVAGI; encoded by the coding sequence GTGAACGCTGAACTGCGCTCCCGGCTCGAATCCATCGTCGGCCCGGGCCTCGTGTACGGCCCCGGCGAACCCGTGGACGGCGTCAGGCCCACCCTCGCCGTGCGCCCCGGCACCCAGGACGAAGTGTCGGCCGTGGTCCGCGCCTGCGCCGAGGCCGGCGCCGCCATGATCCCCCTGGGGGGCGGCACCTCCCTGGGGCTGGGCAACCCGCCGGCCCGGGCCGACGTCCTGGTTCACCTGGACCGCCTGGACCGGGTGGTGGAATGGGATCCCGCCAACCTCTGCATCAGCGCCGAGGCCGGCATGCGCCTTGAGGCCCTCCAGGCCCTGGTCGCCAAGGACCGCACGGTCCTGCCCCTGGACCCGCCGGGCCTGCGCCGCGTCACACTGGGGGGCATGGTCGCGGCCAACCCGAGCGGCCCCTGCCGGCTCCAGTACGGCACCGTGCGGGACTGGGTATTGGGCATGCGCGTGGTGCTCCCCGACGGCGAGCGCATCCACTGCGGCGGCCGCGTCATCAAGAACGTCTCGGGCTACGACATGAACAAGCTCTTCATCCGCAGCCTGGGCTGCCTGGGGATCATCACCGAGGTGACCTTCAAGCTCCTGCCCATGCCCGCGCGCCGCGCGGCCGTCATCGGCCGCTTCCCCGACGCCGCCACCGCCTGGGCGGTGGTGGGCCGGACCCTGGCCTCCTTCCTCCTGCCCGAGGCCCTGGAATTCCTGAATGTCGAGGCCGCCCAGCTCCTCGGGGGTCCCCCGGGCACCTGCGTCCTGGCGGTCTCCCTGTCGGGCAGCTCCGAGACGGTGGACCGGCAGGTGCGGGACTTCACCGGCTTCTTCCAGGATGGCGGCGGCACCGCCGACGTCCTGCAGGAGGCCGCGGCCTCGCGGGCCTGGGAAGGCATCCGGGACCTGCTCGAGGGCGCCTACGACCCCATCCTCTGCCGCATCGCCGTGCCCCTTTCCGCCACCCCGGCCCTGGTGGCCGCGGCGGAGGGGATGGCCCGGGAGGCCGGGCTGAAAGCGGTGGTCACGGCCCATGCGGCCACCGGTGTCCTCCGCGTCCTGCTGGCCCCCGGCGCCGACCCGCATCCGGGCGAGGCCCTGATGGTCCTGGAGGGCCTGCGCAGGGAGGCGGAGGCTGCGGAAGGCAGCCTGGTCCTGGAGGCGGCCCCCCGGTCCCTGAAGGCCCGGTTCGACGCCTGGGGAACCCCCCCGGGGGGAGTGGACATGATGAAGAGGCTCAAGACTGAATTCGACCCCCTGGGGATCTGCAACCCCGGGCGCTTCGTGGCCGGGATCTGA
- a CDS encoding (Fe-S)-binding protein translates to MATPELLPLYDTIAQCNRCGFCQAGCPVFRTTGSEHSLGRGRQAIGRALILGNMELTPDVAAALEDCLLCRGCTAHCFPAIRTDETVLAIRHAYIKRHGQPAWQRFLFREILADNKRLESAGRLALWAKRHGLVKVVERSGALRLVDRRFQVTEAMLPPMDARAFLRGDQERVPRPAEVLHRIGYFASCGLSFEFPEVVGATLRVLARNGCATTIMDNTCCGRPAHAYGDLDAARDIARKNVDHMAEEAEGLEAIVSDCGSCSTHLKEYGHLLKDDPVYSARAAALSAKVRSFSEYLASIGLEGELGAVTGTVTYHDPCHLSNRFARITAQPRKLLKSVPGVTFKELPEADWCCGAAGSYTFLHHEEATGVLDRKMGNVAKTGAQTLATECPACMMHLGYGARRKGLEVRVRHVSQILDEAYAAAD, encoded by the coding sequence ATGGCGACCCCCGAACTCCTCCCCCTCTACGACACCATCGCGCAGTGCAACCGGTGCGGCTTCTGCCAGGCCGGCTGCCCCGTGTTCCGCACCACCGGTTCCGAGCACTCCCTGGGCCGCGGCCGCCAGGCGATCGGCAGGGCCCTGATCCTGGGGAACATGGAACTGACCCCCGACGTGGCGGCGGCCCTTGAGGACTGCCTCCTGTGCCGCGGCTGCACGGCCCACTGCTTCCCGGCCATCAGGACCGACGAGACCGTGCTGGCCATCCGCCACGCCTACATCAAGCGCCACGGCCAGCCCGCGTGGCAGCGCTTCCTGTTCCGCGAGATCCTGGCCGACAACAAGCGCCTGGAGAGCGCCGGGCGCCTGGCGCTGTGGGCCAAGCGGCACGGCCTGGTGAAGGTGGTCGAAAGGTCCGGGGCCCTGCGTCTCGTGGACCGCCGCTTCCAGGTGACCGAGGCCATGCTGCCCCCCATGGACGCCAGGGCCTTCCTGCGGGGCGACCAGGAGCGGGTGCCCAGGCCCGCCGAGGTCCTGCACCGCATCGGCTACTTCGCCTCCTGCGGCCTCTCCTTCGAGTTCCCGGAGGTCGTCGGCGCCACCCTGCGGGTCCTGGCCCGCAACGGCTGCGCCACCACCATCATGGACAACACCTGCTGCGGCCGCCCCGCCCACGCCTACGGGGACCTGGACGCCGCGCGCGACATCGCCCGCAAGAACGTCGACCACATGGCGGAGGAGGCCGAGGGCCTGGAGGCCATCGTCTCCGACTGCGGCAGCTGCAGCACCCACCTCAAGGAGTACGGCCACCTGCTCAAGGACGACCCCGTCTACAGCGCCAGGGCCGCGGCCCTCTCGGCCAAGGTGCGGAGCTTCAGCGAGTATCTGGCCTCCATCGGCCTGGAGGGGGAACTGGGCGCCGTGACCGGAACCGTCACGTACCACGATCCCTGCCACCTCTCCAACCGCTTCGCCAGGATCACCGCCCAGCCCCGCAAGCTCCTCAAGTCCGTCCCGGGCGTGACCTTCAAGGAGCTGCCCGAGGCCGACTGGTGCTGCGGCGCCGCCGGAAGCTACACCTTCCTCCACCACGAGGAGGCCACCGGCGTCCTGGACCGGAAGATGGGCAACGTCGCGAAGACGGGCGCCCAGACGCTGGCCACCGAGTGCCCCGCCTGCATGATGCACCTGGGCTACGGCGCCCGGCGCAAGGGCCTGGAGGTGCGGGTGCGCCACGTCAGCCAGATCCTCGACGAGGCCTACGCCGCGGCCGATTGA